In the Cyanobacteria bacterium QS_8_64_29 genome, one interval contains:
- a CDS encoding plasmid pRiA4b ORF-3 family protein — protein sequence MLAATRSRAGEMAGSPEQVVQLYIALVELEPAIWRRVQVPSDLTLHRLHGVIQAIFDWQDCHLYQFEVDGCRYAPPEEAGETLGGDRLYSSANLRLNQLLQRGVEQFAYVYDLGDEWVHGLAIEQALTPEAGTEYPVLVDGARRAPPEDIGGPPGFEAFLEAVSDPNHPDRDEFLEWYGGNEFQPEVMDADAIEAKLQRIRRQLRKGPQKQRSSSSRSARQWR from the coding sequence ATGCTGGCAGCAACGCGCTCTCGCGCTGGCGAAATGGCAGGTTCCCCCGAGCAAGTCGTCCAGCTTTATATCGCCCTGGTCGAGCTGGAACCGGCCATCTGGCGCCGGGTGCAGGTCCCGAGCGACTTGACGCTGCACCGCCTGCACGGCGTCATTCAGGCTATTTTCGACTGGCAAGATTGCCACCTGTACCAGTTTGAGGTTGACGGCTGCCGCTACGCCCCGCCCGAGGAAGCCGGCGAGACTTTGGGCGGCGATCGCCTCTACAGCAGCGCCAACCTCCGCCTGAACCAGCTACTCCAGCGCGGCGTCGAGCAATTTGCCTACGTTTACGACTTGGGCGACGAGTGGGTGCACGGGCTCGCCATTGAGCAAGCCCTAACGCCCGAGGCCGGCACCGAGTACCCCGTTTTGGTCGATGGCGCCCGGCGGGCACCCCCGGAAGACATTGGCGGCCCCCCGGGATTCGAGGCTTTTCTGGAAGCCGTGAGCGATCCCAACCACCCCGATCGGGACGAGTTTCTGGAGTGGTACGGCGGCAACGAGTTCCAGCCCGAGGTCATGGATGCCGACGCCATCGAGGCGAAGTTGCAGCGCATCCGGAGGCAGCTGCGCAAGGGCCCCCAAAAGCAGCGCTCGAGTTCGTCTCGCTCGGCGCGACAGTGGCGCTAG
- a CDS encoding TVP38/TMEM64 family protein, with protein MYGPVGGTLLSLLGVTSGALAAFGLARYVLPERALQRARRDAAMARFERAVRHMPLRFTIGIRFLPLVPFNLANYLFGLTPIHWITYTLGTVLGILPGTIAGSWLGATGERALQGGKLWPFGLALSLLAAIALLPVLLPMRQGTHRGSHRR; from the coding sequence ATGTACGGCCCGGTGGGGGGAACGCTGCTTTCGCTGCTGGGCGTGACCTCAGGCGCACTGGCCGCTTTCGGACTCGCCCGCTACGTGCTGCCCGAGCGGGCGCTGCAACGCGCGAGGCGCGATGCGGCCATGGCCCGCTTCGAGCGAGCGGTACGGCACATGCCCCTGCGGTTTACCATCGGCATACGCTTTCTGCCGCTGGTTCCGTTCAACCTCGCCAACTACCTATTCGGGCTCACTCCCATCCACTGGATTACCTATACGCTGGGCACGGTTCTGGGCATTCTGCCCGGAACGATCGCGGGCAGTTGGCTGGGTGCCACCGGCGAGCGGGCCCTGCAGGGCGGTAAGCTGTGGCCGTTTGGGCTTGCACTGAGCCTGCTTGCCGCGATCGCGCTCTTGCCCGTGTTGCTCCCAATGCGCCAAGGGACCCACCGCGGCTCCCATCGCCGCTAG
- a CDS encoding DNA polymerase subunit beta, whose amino-acid sequence MPLLERHREQLAELCRRYHVAQLEVFGSAAEGEADADARDIDLLVEFADAPNMGPADRYFGLLAELQTLLNRPVDLVCADAMRNPYFIREVNRSRSPLYAA is encoded by the coding sequence ATTCCGCTTCTCGAACGCCATCGAGAGCAACTGGCTGAGTTGTGCCGGCGATACCACGTCGCCCAGCTGGAAGTCTTCGGCTCCGCCGCTGAGGGCGAGGCCGACGCTGATGCGCGCGATATCGACCTGCTGGTCGAGTTCGCCGATGCGCCCAATATGGGCCCGGCCGATCGGTACTTTGGCTTGCTGGCCGAATTGCAAACCCTACTGAACCGGCCCGTCGACCTCGTCTGCGCCGACGCTATGCGGAACCCCTACTTCATCCGCGAGGTTAACCGCAGCCGGAGCCCGCTCTATGCCGCATAG
- a CDS encoding mechanosensitive ion channel protein MscS codes for MLPEALQAQVLGNRIADYLLVLAVAVVGLLALNWLVRGPVLGGLSRWAARAGLPFEQALRRPLRRALLPLGYVGVLYLAVRSLALHPALARAIDVIALVAVTFWGIDAIVSLLDGLLRTYWATGETDAGRQQLLDTAVPVLRGLLWVVGAIFLLANLGLNVSALVAGLGVGGLAIALAAQGVLQDLFAYVSILLDRPFQLGDFIIVGEAIGTVERIGIKTTRLRSLGGEELVMANTDLLSSRIQNYRRMEERCIAFSIGVTYETPLERLREIPELMQQILAQTDNVRFERCHFKAYGDFSLTFETVYYLTSSDYGAYMDAQQQINLALKQAFDARGIEFAYPTQVLYLNGSAPQPIASSAQ; via the coding sequence ATGCTCCCTGAGGCACTGCAAGCCCAAGTCCTGGGCAACCGCATTGCCGATTACCTGCTGGTGCTGGCGGTTGCGGTCGTTGGCCTCCTGGCGCTCAATTGGCTGGTGCGCGGCCCGGTGCTGGGCGGGCTGAGCCGGTGGGCGGCGCGAGCGGGTTTGCCCTTCGAGCAGGCCTTGCGGCGCCCGCTGCGGCGCGCACTGCTGCCGCTGGGCTATGTGGGCGTGCTGTATTTGGCGGTCCGCAGCCTGGCGCTGCACCCGGCGCTGGCGCGGGCGATCGATGTTATTGCGCTAGTGGCGGTGACCTTTTGGGGCATCGACGCTATCGTCAGCCTGCTGGATGGCTTGCTGCGCACCTACTGGGCCACCGGCGAGACCGATGCCGGCCGGCAGCAGCTGCTGGATACGGCCGTTCCGGTCTTGCGCGGGCTGCTGTGGGTGGTGGGCGCCATCTTTTTGCTGGCCAATTTGGGCCTCAATGTCTCGGCGCTGGTCGCCGGGTTGGGCGTGGGGGGCCTGGCGATCGCGCTGGCGGCCCAGGGCGTGCTGCAGGACCTGTTTGCCTACGTCTCCATCCTGCTGGATCGCCCGTTTCAGCTGGGCGATTTCATTATTGTGGGCGAGGCGATCGGCACGGTAGAGCGCATTGGCATCAAGACCACGCGCTTGCGCAGCTTGGGCGGCGAAGAGCTGGTCATGGCCAATACCGATTTGCTCAGCTCGCGCATCCAGAACTACCGGCGCATGGAGGAGCGCTGCATTGCCTTTAGCATCGGCGTTACCTACGAAACGCCGCTGGAGCGCCTGCGCGAGATCCCTGAGCTCATGCAGCAGATCCTGGCGCAAACCGACAACGTCCGCTTCGAGCGCTGCCACTTCAAAGCCTACGGCGACTTCAGCCTGACGTTCGAGACGGTCTACTACCTCACCAGCAGCGACTACGGCGCCTACATGGACGCCCAGCAGCAGATCAACCTCGCGCTCAAGCAGGCTTTCGACGCGCGCGGCATCGAATTTGCCTACCCCACCCAGGTGCTCTACCTCAACGGCAGCGCCCCGCAGCCGATCGCCTCGTCGGCTCAGTAA
- the ilvD gene encoding dihydroxy-acid dehydratase → MADNRRSQTVTQGMQRTPNRAMLRATGFGDRDFDKPIVGVANGHSTVTPCNMGLNALAERAQAGIAAANGMPQTFGTITVSDGISMGTPGMKYSLVSREVIADSIETVCRAQSMDGVLAIGACDKNMPGAMLAIARLNIPAIFVYGGTIKPGHYNGEDLTIVSAFEAVGKHSAGRIDGEELAAIERNACPGAGACGGMFTANTMSSAIEAMGLSLPYSSTMAAEDAEKADSAERAARTLCHAIEQQILPSQLLTRKAFENAIALVMAVGGSTNAVLHLLAIARTAGVELTIDDFETIRRQVPVLCDLKPSGRYVITELHQVGGAPQVMKMLLARGLFHGDALTITGETMDQVLADVPEAPPADQAIIRPWSQCLYPQGHLAVLKGNLAPEGAVAKVSGIKQRQIAGPARPFDSEEACLEAILAGDIQAGDIVVIRYEGPKGGPGMREMLAPTSAIIGAGLGDAVGLITDGRFSGGTYGMVVGHVAPEAAVGGPIGLVEPGDRIAIDADTQTLQLQVSDAELERRRAQWQPPQQDGVGGVLAKYARLASSSSQGAITEV, encoded by the coding sequence ATGGCAGACAACCGCAGGAGCCAAACCGTCACCCAGGGGATGCAGCGCACGCCCAACCGGGCCATGCTGCGCGCCACGGGCTTTGGTGATCGCGACTTTGACAAGCCCATTGTGGGGGTGGCCAACGGCCACAGCACCGTCACCCCCTGCAACATGGGGCTCAACGCCCTGGCCGAGCGGGCGCAAGCCGGCATTGCCGCTGCCAACGGTATGCCCCAGACCTTCGGCACCATCACCGTCAGCGACGGCATCTCCATGGGGACCCCCGGCATGAAGTACTCGCTGGTCTCGCGCGAGGTCATTGCCGACTCCATCGAGACCGTCTGCCGCGCCCAGAGCATGGATGGCGTGCTCGCCATTGGGGCCTGCGACAAAAACATGCCCGGGGCCATGCTGGCCATCGCGCGCCTCAACATCCCGGCCATTTTTGTCTACGGCGGCACCATCAAGCCCGGGCACTACAACGGCGAGGACCTGACCATCGTCAGCGCTTTTGAGGCAGTGGGCAAGCACAGCGCCGGCCGCATCGATGGCGAGGAGCTAGCGGCCATCGAGCGCAACGCCTGCCCCGGCGCCGGGGCCTGCGGCGGCATGTTTACCGCCAACACCATGTCCTCGGCCATTGAGGCCATGGGGCTGAGCCTGCCCTACTCCTCCACCATGGCGGCCGAGGATGCCGAGAAAGCCGACAGCGCCGAGCGCGCCGCCCGCACCCTCTGCCACGCCATCGAGCAGCAAATCCTGCCCAGCCAGCTGCTGACGCGCAAGGCCTTTGAGAACGCCATCGCGCTGGTGATGGCGGTGGGCGGCTCCACCAACGCCGTGCTGCACCTGCTGGCGATTGCGCGGACCGCCGGGGTCGAGCTCACCATCGACGACTTCGAGACCATCCGCCGGCAAGTCCCGGTGCTGTGCGACCTCAAGCCCTCGGGGCGCTACGTCATCACCGAGCTGCACCAGGTGGGTGGCGCGCCGCAGGTGATGAAAATGCTGCTGGCGCGCGGGCTGTTCCACGGCGATGCGCTCACCATCACCGGCGAGACCATGGACCAGGTCCTGGCCGATGTTCCCGAGGCGCCGCCGGCGGACCAGGCCATCATCCGTCCCTGGTCGCAGTGCCTCTACCCGCAGGGACATCTGGCTGTGCTCAAAGGCAACCTGGCCCCCGAGGGCGCGGTGGCCAAAGTCAGCGGCATCAAGCAGCGCCAGATTGCGGGCCCGGCGCGCCCGTTCGATTCGGAGGAAGCTTGCCTGGAGGCCATCCTGGCCGGCGACATCCAGGCCGGCGATATTGTCGTCATCCGCTACGAAGGGCCCAAGGGCGGCCCGGGCATGCGCGAGATGCTGGCCCCCACCTCGGCCATCATCGGGGCCGGGCTGGGCGATGCCGTGGGCCTGATCACCGACGGGCGCTTCTCCGGCGGCACCTACGGCATGGTGGTGGGCCACGTCGCCCCCGAGGCGGCGGTAGGCGGCCCCATCGGCCTGGTGGAGCCCGGCGATCGCATCGCCATCGATGCCGACACCCAAACCCTGCAGCTGCAGGTCTCGGATGCGGAGCTGGAGCGCCGCCGCGCCCAGTGGCAGCCGCCGCAACAGGACGGCGTGGGCGGCGTGCTGGCCAAATACGCCCGGCTGGCCAGCTCCAGCAGCCAGGGGGCCATCACCGAGGTGTGA